The Triticum urartu cultivar G1812 chromosome 5, Tu2.1, whole genome shotgun sequence genome contains the following window.
ACCCATAGGTGGCCGGTGGAACGTTACTGCAGAACATAAATAGCAGCAGCATCCAAAAATCTCTCCAAATGGATATGCAGTATTCAAGAGTTGGCATCTATCCATGACACGAGCCGAGCACATCACTCGCTCATCATCGCCATATCTTGAGTTAAAACCTGCCAAAAAGGCTTCCGTATGCCACCACAGCCGAGGGAGGGTGCTGCGGAAATAATAACTGAACCGAAAGGCACGCCGCTGCTCCTGGCCAAAAGGCCCTTTTGGCGCACACAAAAGCTCCCACACTTTCAGTTACAGAGAGAAGAGAGAGGACAAAACTCGCCCCCCACGCCGCTATAAAAAACCATCATGAAGACCAGGCACATTCCTTCCCAAGTACCCATTGCCTCGCAGCGCCCCAAGAACCGACCCCGGCCCCGAATCCATCCCCAATCCCCTCTCGACAACAACAATCATCCAGTACTCAGTGCACCGTCGGAAAAGGAGATGCGCGGCAGCATGCGTTCCTCCGTGAAGAAGAGGAGCCCCCGTGCTCCTCCTCCTCTTGCTCCGGTGCTCCTGCTGGTCTGCGGCCTCGCGCTGCTGCAGCGCCCGGCCTCTGCCGAGATAAAGGCGAGTGGAGCGGCCGGTGGCTGGCTGCTAGCTCTTGGCCATCTTCTTCTTGGTTCGCTTCTCCTCGTGTTTTACTCCAGCTGGTGGTAAAGGTTTGCCGATTTGCTGCAGTCGTATGTTGTGTACCTCGGATGCCACTCGCATGGCAGAGAGGGCGCGGCGCTCGCCTCCAACCAGGAACGCGCCAAGAACTCCCACTACCAGTTCTTGGGCTCCGTCCTGGGAAGGTAAGTGAGTCGAATCCAAGCACCCTCCAGCCGATCACTGCAAACTTGTAGATTAACATCTGGAGGCAATCCATGCAGCGAGGAGAAGGCGCAGGACGCCATCTTCTACTCCTACACCAGGTACATCAATGGCTTCGCCGCCACGCTGGAGGAGGAAGACGCAATGCAGATCTCAAGTGCGTCTCAACTCTTCATCGTCTTATTCTTCGCTTGTCTTCTTCCTGCACTACTGGATAATTTATATTTCCATCTACACGGCGCTTGCATGTGGTTTTTGCTGGGTGTGGGATTCTGTTTTCGATGGGTTCTTGGTATTAAGCCGTGTGTTTACGCTGCGCGTGCAGAGCACCCGAGCGTCGTCTCTGTTTTCCCCAACAGAGGGCATAAGCTGCACACCACCCGGTCATGGGAGTTCCTCGGGATGGAGAAGGACGGCCGGGTGAGGCCCGACTCCATCTGGGCCAAGGCAAGGTACGGCGACGGCGTCATCATCGGCAACCTAGACACCGGTACGTACATGATCTCTTCGCCGTGTTTCACAAATTATTACTCGCCGAGTCAGCCGGTGCTGATCATTTTGGGCCCAAGAACTTGAAAAATGCCACCCGGTGGTGAGATTCACTCCATTTCTTGACGTCAGTACAGTAGTAAATGGCCATCCCTCTCAGCAGTATAGAGTAGAGTAGACACTGTAAATGGATCAGACCAAAACAGCGGTCCAGTTTCTGGCACGGCTCGACCCGACCCGTGTAGGTGTAGCGTATAGGCACCAGGCAGGCAGCCGGTGCCTGCGCTCTGTGCAGCGGGTGTGTGCGGTGCGGTGCACGCAGAGCGCGCAGGCGCAGCCGCTGCCTGCGACTGCATTGCAATCGGAATCGAGAATCTGACCCAGACGCACAGCGGTTTCGGCTTTTGGCCTCCCGTGTTCCTGGTGGATGGATGGCAGGCTCGCCGCTGAGGAACGATTTATCACGGCCCTGCGCTTGCCTTGAGCCGGTTTTTTATGAGCCGTTGGGACTCGGAACTACCACGGCCGTAGTTCAAAGGCCGCTTGGGTCCTAGCAGTGCAGGTGTCAGAAAATCTCATTGGTGCCACTGGTATTTTTACGATCTCCTTGGAGGCAAATGTTTCATCTTGTTTTTCTCGAGAAAATGTTATCTCGTTCTTCAAGTGAAAATGGTGCTAACAGGGTTGCAACCGCCCGATGAAGTAcctaggcctcctttggtttatatgatagaaaaatcataggaataggaaagctatagaaaatgagatgacatgtatatAAAATCCTATGAATAGGAATAGAAAAGAAGAAACTCTTTGATTTAcattatataattttttttattcAGTTTAGTCTAATGTTTATTTTTCTATAAAATGTGAAGGATAGTAAGAATTCCTTCACAGGAATAGGAGGGTTCTAAAGAAATTTTCCCTATACAAATTCTATCCTATGAGATTACTACAAAATTCCTACACACCAAAAGAAAAGAGGCCCTAGTCTGTTACTGTGAGTGAGGGACAGGGCAGCGTTCAAAGCGTGCATCACAAGTCCACTCCTCCACGCGgggctgctgctgcttggcgcgctTGCACAGGTCGGGCGAGGGCGACAGGCCCGGCGTCGTCGACAGGGAATCCGGGACGCCGAGTCAAATCCCTCCTCATCCACGGCCCCCGGCTCCGGCGACCACGCTACTCCTGCTACTATACCACGCAGCGCGGGGCCACCGCCCGgcatgcacgcacgcacgcatgcatgtGACTGAAACTAACTTATGTTTACACCGGTTCATGCATGCAGGGGTGTGGCCGGAGGCCGGCAGCTTCAGCGACGACGGCATGGGCCCGGTGCCGGCGCGGTGGCGGGGCGTCTGCCACGACCAGTCCTCCTCCGACGACGCCCAGGTCCGCTGCAACAGGTCCGTCCGTGCGCGCGTttccctcctcctcccctccgtTTCTCCTTTGCTTGCACTCTAGAGTAAGTATACCGTCTGCACTGCAGCTAGCGGCTGCTCACGCCGCACGGGCACACGGCCCTCCGTGCCTCCATGCGTCGCCTCGGGCGCGGCGGTTCAAGCTCTGTAGTACGTGCGTTATCCCGACGTGGTTTGGTTTTTGTCCGGGCGTTGGTTGGTTCGTGTTGTTTAGCGTTTCGCCAACGTGGGCTTGACTTGACCACTGTCGCTGTGCAATGTACAGGGCTTTGTAGAGCGTAAACTAACTATTACCCCACCTACTGGCTGTCTTCTTTAGTGACAAGAGGTCGACTGCGGTTCGAGAGACATGTCTTGACCTAACTAAGATTTGTCCCATAAGTTCAGGCAAGTGCCTATGGGCTATGGTTATTTTAAGCAACGATCTCGACATGCCGTGCCCTAGGACTTGGAGCCAGGCTAGTAGTATACACTTGTGCCTCTTCTGATTCTGAATAATAGGCTTAAACTGAAGTAGAGTTGTGCTGGCCTAATCAGGCTACGAACGGGCAGTGCATCAGTGGTAAATGCTCATGCTAACAATGTCTGAAACCGCTGGAACTgtgcaacataaccacaagaaaaagTCAGCCATGCCCATGCAAGTTTCAGACACATGGTATTGGCATTGCACTATTGCCGGTGTGCCGCCATGCTAACAAGGTGCGAAATGGAaaataaactaaaacaaaaaacCTCTAGCACTGCACTGTACTAGCGCACTAGCATGCTTGCCTCTGCACAAACGTGCCTCTCCTGCCCTCCTTTCCGCTGAGCATCTGCCCCTACCAGTAGTCCACCAGTCCACGCCGCGAGGCATGCATGTGAGCGAGCGTAGGCAGGGGGCAGAGCTCGCATCCTCAACAGATCGATGGCACCTTTCCGCTGTTGGCTGCCAGGGTCAGTGTGGTGGCGCCACAGATTGCAGCCATGATTCAGCTTCAAAATTAGAGCCCGACTCAACTGCATGCATCCCGGCCTACCAGAGAGATTTCCTCCGTCTCTCTGCCCTGCGCTTTCCCATGATTACATGTTGCCCCGGGCATCGTGCTTGTCCCTACGCATCCCCTGTTTGCATCCAGCTCGATCGGCCTGCTTCAGGTACCGTATCGATCCACGAGCAGCTGATGAGCAAGCCGCTAGGCACCACGCTCTTCGTTCAGACCTCCGAAAAGCTCCAAAAGGGCGCCCTGGTCCACGCACAGCGCAAGCTTGGCTTCGCTCTCCACCCTTTCTGCGTCGGGGTCCATGCATGGCTCCTGCGCGAGCTTACCATGTGATGTGCGATCATCTGCCGCGGCTAGGGCCAGGCCAACCCGCTCGCTCGACAACCTATAATGCAGCGTGCCTGATGAAACGCAGTCGCGGGAGGAAACATGCCAAGAGTGCGATCTTGTCCGCATGCACGCACGCTAGGACCATCCTCATCACACCGAGGAAATTCCTCCTTCAAATCACCCGTTGGCTTCTGCTCCTCCAAGCAAGATTCTCCTGGAAACATCATGGTGTTGCTGATAGTTAGTACACAATTATTAGCTTAACCTTTCAAGCGGCTCATCATGGCGTCTCATGCACGGCGTTGACGTGAACTGTGGCTGTGAATCGTGATTGTGATTGTGATGAGCGCGCGCGCCGCATGCAGGAAGCTGATCGGCGCGCGGTACTTCAACAAGGGGTACGCGGCGACGGTGGGGCGGGCGGGCGCGGGCGCGAGCCCGAGCCCGGCCAGCACGCGGGACAGCGACGGCCACGGCACGCACACGCTGTCCACCGCCGCGGGCCGCTTCGTGCCGGGCGCCAACCTGTTCGGCTACGGCAACGGCACGGCCAAGGGCGGCGCCCCCGGCGCGCGCGTCGCGGCGTACAAGGTGTGCTGGCGCCCCGTCAACGGCAGCGAGTGCTTCGACGCCGACATCATCGCCGCCTTCGACGCCGCCATCCACGACGGCGTGGACGTCCTCTCCGTCTCCCTCGGCGGCGCGCCCACGGAGTACTTCAGGGACGGCGTCGCCATCGGGTCGTTCCACGCCGTCAGGAACGGCGTCACCGTGGTCTCCTCGGCGGGGAACTCCGGGCCCGGGGCCGGCACGGTGTCGAACACCGCGCCGTGGCTCGTCACCGTCGGGGCCAGCACCATGGACCGCGAGTTCCCGGCGTACCTGGTCCTCGGCAACAAGAAGCAGATCAAAGTATGTTGCTTCTGCCCGAGTTATCTTCAGTCGAGTCTGCTATGTGTCCATCTCTCCCGTGGTAATGTAACACTTTATCTTTTGCTCAGGGACAGAGCCTGTCGCCGGTGCCCCTGCCTGCCAACAAGCATTACCGGCTGATCAGCTCTGTAGAAGCCAAGGCAGAAGATGCAACAGTGGCCCAAGCGTAAGAAAACACGATCAAATTGCTGCTGAAATTTACTTGCAATGATTTGTCAGAGATGAAACTGTAACCATGTTATGTTATCATTGCAGGCAATTGTGCATCGAGGGGTCGCTGGACAAGAAGAAAGTGAGGGGGAAGATCGTGGTGTGCATGCGAGGGAAGAACGCGCGAGTGGAGAAAGGCGAGGCGGTGCATCGTGCCGGCGGGGTCGGGCTGGTGCTGGCGAACGACGAGGCCACCGGGAACGAGATGATCGCCGACGCGCACGTGCTCCCGGCCACCCACATCACCTACTCTGACGGAGTCGCGCTGCTCGCCTACTTGAATTCAACCAGGTATGATCTCAGATATGTTATAATTGTTTCGACGTCACTACCAACAGGGCCTATTAGCTCAGCTGGTTAGAGCGTCGTGCTAATAACGCGAAGGTCACAGGTTCGAGACCTGTATGGGCCAATCGTTTTTTTGCTCGACCATTTTTTGAATCCACAACATCAAAATGTCATGCAGGTCTGCGTCGGGCTACATCACCCTGCCAAACACCGCGCTGGAGACGAAGCCGGCGCCGTTCATGGCCGCCTTCTCCTCTCAGGGCCCAAACACGGTCACTCCCCAGATCCTCAAGGTCCGTCCGGCTTTTCTCTCACCAACTCGCTCGTGCCTTAATAATCGTCTAGTAACATCACAACCATGCTGAGCATCTTACCATATGTGTCGCAGCCCGACATCACCGCGCCGGGGGTGAGCATCCTGGCGGCGTTCACCGGCCTGGCCGGCCCGACCGGCCTCACCTTCGACAGCCGCCGCGTCCTCTTCAACTCCGAGTCCGGCACCTCCATGTCCTGTCCGCACGTCGCCGGCATCGCCGGCCTCCTCAAGGCCCTCCACCCCGACTGGAGCCCCGCCGCCATCAAGTCCGCCATCATGACCACCGGTACAAATTAACGTGACATTTCAGACCAATCTCTTGCTGCTGCCGCGCGCTGACAAAAAGAGTTGTCGTCGTTTTGGCCTTGTGCAGCCAGGGTGCAGGACAACACGCGGAGGCCGATGAGCAACTCGTCGTTCCTGCGCGCCACGCCCTTCGCCTACGGCGCCGGCCACGTGCAGCCCAACCGCGCCGCCGACCCGGGCCTCGTCTACGACACCAACGCCACGGACTACCTCCACTTCCTCTGCGCGCTGGGCTACAACTCCACCGTGATCGGCACGTTCATGGGCGGCCCGCGCGCCTGCCCGGCGACGCCGCGGAGGCCGGAGGACCTCAACTACCCGTCCGTCACGGTGCCCCACATGTCCGCCTCCGGCGAGCCGCGCACCGTCACGAGGCGGGTGCGGAACGTGGGCGCGGCGCCGGCGGCGTACGACGTGCGGGTCCGCGCGCCGCGCGGCGTGTCCGTGACCGTGCGCCCGAGCCGGCTGGAGTTCGCCGCGGCCGGGGAGGAGAAGGAGTTCGCCGTGACGTTCAGGGCCAGGACGGGGCGTTTCTTGCCCGGCGAGTACGTGTTCGGGCAGATCGTGTGGTCGGACGGCGCCgggcgccgccgccaccgcgtcAGGAGCCCCGTCGTCGTCAGGGTCGCCGGCCGTAGGACGGGAAAAACCAGTGTCCCCGTCGCCTGACGAGCTTCCTTCGTTAGGATCCGTTTGGTTATTCTATTAGCAAACGATGCACTGAACAAAGAAGTTCGGTCCGTCGACAAGAAAGGTGTCAATATGTGGCAGTACTAGACTGTTCTTTGAGCGGTTAATGAAGTTGGATTTGGATGTACTTCATCACAGAGGAAAAAAACGTTGGAAGTACTTCTCTATCTCTACTCAACAAACTTAAGATTGGGCGTCATCTCTACTATCTCTATTATACCTACACTAAAACAAATCTCTACTATGCCTTGTAAATTagagttggtgatggtggtgatAAA
Protein-coding sequences here:
- the LOC125509729 gene encoding subtilisin-like protease SBT5.3 isoform X2, producing the protein MKTRHIPSQVPIASQRPKNRPRPRIHPQSPLDNNNHPVLSAPSEKEMRGSMRSSVKKRSPRAPPPLAPVLLLVCGLALLQRPASAEIKSYVVYLGCHSHGREGAALASNQERAKNSHYQFLGSVLGSEEKAQDAIFYSYTRYINGFAATLEEEDAMQISKHPSVVSVFPNRGHKLHTTRSWEFLGMEKDGRVRPDSIWAKARYGDGVIIGNLDTGVWPEAGSFSDDGMGPVPARWRGVCHDQSSSDDAQVRCNRKLIGARYFNKGYAATVGRAGAGASPSPASTRDSDGHGTHTLSTAAGRFVPGANLFGYGNGTAKGGAPGARVAAYKVCWRPVNGSECFDADIIAAFDAAIHDGVDVLSVSLGGAPTEYFRDGVAIGSFHAVRNGVTVVSSAGNSGPGAGTVSNTAPWLVTVGASTMDREFPAYLVLGNKKQIKGQSLSPVPLPANKHYRLISSVEAKAEDATVAQAQLCIEGSLDKKKVRGKIVVCMRGKNARVEKGEAVHRAGGVGLVLANDEATGNEMIADAHVLPATHITYSDGVALLAYLNSTRSASGYITLPNTALETKPAPFMAAFSSQGPNTVTPQILKPDITAPGVSILAAFTGLAGPTGLTFDSRRVLFNSESGTSMSCPHVAGIAGLLKALHPDWSPAAINQGAGQHAEADEQLVVPARHALRLRRRPRAAQPRRRPGPRLRHQRHGLPPLPLRAGLQLHRDRHVHGRPARLPGDAAEAGGPQLPVRHGAPHVRLRRAAHRHEAGAERGRGAGGVRRAGPRAARRVRDRAPEPAGVRRGRGGEGVRRDVQGQDGAFLARRVRVRADRVVGRRRAPPPPRQEPRRRQGRRP
- the LOC125509729 gene encoding subtilisin-like protease SBT5.3 isoform X1, with the protein product MKTRHIPSQVPIASQRPKNRPRPRIHPQSPLDNNNHPVLSAPSEKEMRGSMRSSVKKRSPRAPPPLAPVLLLVCGLALLQRPASAEIKSYVVYLGCHSHGREGAALASNQERAKNSHYQFLGSVLGSEEKAQDAIFYSYTRYINGFAATLEEEDAMQISKHPSVVSVFPNRGHKLHTTRSWEFLGMEKDGRVRPDSIWAKARYGDGVIIGNLDTGVWPEAGSFSDDGMGPVPARWRGVCHDQSSSDDAQVRCNRKLIGARYFNKGYAATVGRAGAGASPSPASTRDSDGHGTHTLSTAAGRFVPGANLFGYGNGTAKGGAPGARVAAYKVCWRPVNGSECFDADIIAAFDAAIHDGVDVLSVSLGGAPTEYFRDGVAIGSFHAVRNGVTVVSSAGNSGPGAGTVSNTAPWLVTVGASTMDREFPAYLVLGNKKQIKGQSLSPVPLPANKHYRLISSVEAKAEDATVAQAQLCIEGSLDKKKVRGKIVVCMRGKNARVEKGEAVHRAGGVGLVLANDEATGNEMIADAHVLPATHITYSDGVALLAYLNSTRSASGYITLPNTALETKPAPFMAAFSSQGPNTVTPQILKPDITAPGVSILAAFTGLAGPTGLTFDSRRVLFNSESGTSMSCPHVAGIAGLLKALHPDWSPAAIKSAIMTTARVQDNTRRPMSNSSFLRATPFAYGAGHVQPNRAADPGLVYDTNATDYLHFLCALGYNSTVIGTFMGGPRACPATPRRPEDLNYPSVTVPHMSASGEPRTVTRRVRNVGAAPAAYDVRVRAPRGVSVTVRPSRLEFAAAGEEKEFAVTFRARTGRFLPGEYVFGQIVWSDGAGRRRHRVRSPVVVRVAGRRTGKTSVPVA